A region from the Enterobacter roggenkampii genome encodes:
- the ugpB gene encoding sn-glycerol-3-phosphate ABC transporter substrate-binding protein UgpB, producing MTSLRHTALGLALGLAFATNAMAVTTIPFWHSMEGELGKEVDSLAQRFNDTHPDYKIVPVYKGNYEQSLSAGIAAFRTGNAPALLQVYEVGTATMMASKAIKPVYEVFKEAGINFDESQFVPTVAGYYTDSKTGHLLSQPFNSSTPVLYYNKDAFRKAGLDPEQPPKTWQDLAEYTAKLKAAGMKCGYASGWQGWIQIENFSAWHGLPVATKNNGFDGTDAVLEFNKPEQVKHIALLEELNKKGDFSYFGRKDESTEKFYNGDCAITTASSGSLADIRHYAKFNYGVGMMPYDADVKGAPQNAIIGGASLWVMQGKDKGTYKGVAEFLDFLAKPENAAEWHQKTGYLPITKAAYDLTREQGFYSKNPGADIATRQMLNKPPLPFTKGLRLGNMPQIRTIVDEELESVWTGKKTPQQALDSAVERGNQLLRRFEQSTKS from the coding sequence ATGACATCGTTACGACACACAGCTTTGGGTCTGGCATTGGGTCTGGCTTTTGCGACGAACGCAATGGCTGTGACGACCATTCCGTTCTGGCATTCCATGGAAGGGGAGTTGGGTAAAGAAGTTGACTCCCTGGCGCAGCGTTTCAACGACACCCATCCGGATTACAAAATTGTGCCGGTGTACAAAGGTAACTACGAGCAGAGCCTGAGCGCGGGCATCGCCGCCTTCCGTACCGGCAACGCGCCTGCGCTGTTACAGGTTTATGAAGTGGGCACCGCCACCATGATGGCCTCCAAAGCCATCAAGCCGGTCTATGAAGTGTTCAAAGAAGCGGGTATTAACTTCGATGAATCCCAGTTCGTGCCAACCGTAGCGGGTTACTACACCGATTCCAAAACCGGACATCTGCTGTCTCAGCCGTTTAACAGCTCCACGCCGGTGCTGTACTACAACAAAGACGCCTTCAGGAAAGCCGGTTTAGACCCGGAGCAGCCGCCAAAAACCTGGCAGGACCTGGCCGAATACACCGCGAAGCTGAAAGCGGCGGGGATGAAGTGCGGCTACGCCAGCGGCTGGCAGGGCTGGATCCAGATTGAAAACTTCAGCGCCTGGCACGGCCTGCCGGTGGCGACCAAAAACAACGGCTTCGACGGCACCGATGCGGTACTGGAGTTCAACAAGCCGGAGCAGGTGAAGCACATTGCGCTGCTGGAAGAACTCAACAAGAAGGGCGACTTCAGCTACTTCGGGCGTAAAGACGAATCCACCGAGAAGTTCTACAACGGCGATTGCGCCATTACCACCGCCTCGTCCGGCTCGCTGGCGGATATCCGCCACTACGCCAAATTCAACTACGGCGTGGGCATGATGCCGTACGATGCCGACGTGAAGGGCGCGCCGCAGAACGCCATCATCGGCGGAGCGAGCCTGTGGGTGATGCAGGGTAAAGACAAGGGCACCTACAAAGGGGTGGCCGAGTTCCTCGACTTCCTGGCGAAGCCGGAAAACGCGGCCGAATGGCACCAGAAGACCGGCTACCTGCCGATCACCAAAGCCGCGTATGACCTGACCCGCGAGCAGGGCTTCTACAGTAAGAACCCGGGCGCGGATATCGCGACGCGTCAGATGCTGAACAAGCCGCCGTTGCCGTTCACCAAAGGCCTGCGTCTGGGCAACATGCCGCAGATCCGCACCATCGTGGATGAAGAGCTGGAAAGCGTCTGGACCGGGAAGAAAACGCCACAGCAGGCGCTGGATTCCGCGGTAGAGCGCGGGAATCAGCTGCTGCGCCGCTTTGAGCAGTCGAC